The stretch of DNA GGTGGTGCCGAAAAGTGCTTCATCTCGTCGGCCGACTGGATGCCGCGCAATCTGGATCGACGAGTTGAGGTTGCCTGCCCGATCCTTGATGCAAGTCTAAAACAGGAACTTCGCGATCTGCTTGAACTGCAGTGGCGCGATAACTGCAAAGCCGGTTCGCACTATGACCCGACCGCCGCTCCGCGACGAACCAAGCCCGGCAAACAGCGTGCGCAAATCCTTATCGCCGCATACCTGCGAGAGAAACATACGTAGGCAACTATGATCAAACTGGCAGCTATTGATATTGGATCCAACGCCGTACGACTCATGCTCTCCCGCGTTTACGAAAACGAAGGCGAAACGGTATACATAAAAGAATCGCTCATTCGCGTGCCGATCCGTCTCGGCGAAGATGTTTTCGCGCATCAGAAGATCACGCCGCAAAAGGCCCAGCAATTGTCAACCGTCCTCCAGGCGTTCAAACTGATCGTAGAAGCATATCGCGCCGAAGACTGCATCGCCTGCGCGACCTCTGCAATGCGCGAGGCACGCAACGGCGCCGATGTCGCCAAAGCGATAAAAAAACAGACCGGCATGCAGATAGAGATCATCGAAGGTAAACGGGAAGCTGCGATCATTTACTCCAGCCATATCAGTCGAGCCTTCCGCTCCGATGCTCCGCTTTTATATATCGATGTAGGCGGCGGCAGCACCGAAGTGACCCTCATGTCCCGTAGCCGGATCATTGAGTCTGGCTCCTTCAAGATCGGCACTGTGCGAATCCTGCAGAAAGGTCGCTCAAAGCGGGAGCTGGATCGCATCAAAGCCTGGCTCAAAGCGCAAGTAGCGCCGCATCACCCGATCGCCGCAGTCGGGACCGGCGGGAGTATTAATAACATCTTCCGGCTCTCCCGCAAAAAGGAAGGGAAACCGCTCTCCGTCAAACTTATCACCGAGATCCGGGATTATCTGGAATCATTCACCGTCGAAGAGCGCATCAAAGTACTCGGCCTGCGACCTGACCGTGCCGATGTGATAGTCGAAGCAGCCGACATCTATCTCAATGTGATGAAATGGTCGGGAGTCAAGAAAATGCATGTGCCAATCCTCGGATTGTCGGATGGCCTAATTCACGTATTGTATGAAAAAGTCAAGTCCAAGCATATCGACCTCTAAACGGTCCCGAAAGGTCACGGCAGATAAACTGCTTGGCTATTTCGACGTCAGGCATTCCGCTTTCCTCGCTGCACTTACCGCCGCGAGACAGCATTATGCCGTCGAAGGCGTACACCAGTTGCGAGTCGAAGTAAAGCGACTGCGAGCCTTCTATAAGCTGATCGAACGAATCGCGCCATCGTTTGCGGCCAAACCCAACGCCGGCCCGCTCCGCGAATTGTATCGCGCGGCCGGGACATTAAGGGATATTGATATCTTCCAGGCGATCACAGTTGCGCGACTTGACCGACTTGATCTGCGCGAGTATTTCAATCACCTGAAATCGGTCGAGCTTGAGAAACGCCAGAGATTTGATATCGTGGCGGTCAATTTTTCCGAGTCAGTCCTGACTGGGAGTTGCACCAAACTCCGTGCCGCTCTGGCGGCCCCCTCTGACGATAAAATCAGGCAACGGTTAAACAAGCGACTTCGGAAGCTCGCGGCAAAACTGTCCAAAGCATTGGAACGCAAACGGCAGGAACATTACGAACTCCATACCGTGCGGAAACTCTCCAAGACACTCCGGTACACACTTGATGTCTGGATCCTCTGCCACGGCAAGACACCATCCTCCGGTACCACCGCCGCAAAACTCAAGCAGACATACACGGCATTGGGAGAATGGCATGACCATGTTGTCGCACTCGAATCATTGAAGCTATTTCTGAAAAGTCGTTCGAATAGGAAGTTGACCTCCCCGAATGCCTATTCGACGTTCAGCACGGCTCTCCTGAAGGAGATAGAGAAGCAATTAACGTCATATGAACGCGGAAAGCAGCCGCTCATCAGATCACTGGCTGGATTAGCCAGATCGCTCGAACGGACTGCTGCAATCCAATCGAACAAAACCAAACAACACTGACGGATTATGATGATAGATCAAGGACTATGTATGAACAGAGGGAACAACAACGCAACTATCGACAACCTGCGCGCCCTGGCGCTGACGCTGGACATGCGCCTTGGAGTCGAGGCTCGCAAGCAGATTCTGGCGGGAAACGAGAAGATCACTCTGGCCACAAATGAACAGCAATGGATCGACTGGATGTCCGGAGTCAAATCGCGAATGAAGATGATCGCGGGAAGCCAGATTGCGGGCGAGGTTCTGGCGAATCAATGGTGGTCGTCACCCCTTCAGATCAACAGCGAAGAGTAGATCACGAGGCCGAACTGAGGGAAGGCTTCGGCATCGGCCAGGCCGCTCGCTTGTAACGGCAGACCGCGATTTCTCGGTTGGTGATCACCACAAAATCTGATCGCCCCTCTGTCCAGGCACCGGCATCCACAAAGATGCTCTCTCCATTGGCGAAATCCAGACTCAGATATGGTCGGTGAGTGTGCGCTATGACGCAGACGCGGGGCGGGCAGGCGAACGACTTAACCACCGATTCAAAGTAGTTGAAATGCCGGCGCGGGTACTCTGTCGCCGCCGTGATCTCCGTTCTTTCCTGATCCCCCGAGTTAATTCCGAATGCCCGATGACATTGTTCATCCCAATCACTGAACTTGCGCCGAATCTGGTGAATGCGATTTTCAACCCGCCTCAATCCACGCAACACCTTCATTGACCATCGCCAATGACGGTGATCCGGATTGGTGAAATGAAACCACCGATCCGCCGTATAACCATGTTCGAAATAGACCGAGCCATCGCTGGCGGCATACATACCGCGCCGCTTTTGTCGATACTCGGCATCATGGTTCCCGACGACAAACTTGAATTCCAGTTCATGAAAGAGCTTGATGATCTCATCGTAGATCGGGTGCGAAGCGCGAATATCTCTCACCGTTACATCCCTGCCGAATTTCGGATGCGGAAAACAGAGCTCGTACATATCACCCAGCTGCACCATACTAAGCCGATCTCCGGATTTCCGCAGCCGCTCGCGACTTGCCTCCGCGTGCACCAGAAAATCAAGCATCGGTTCCGCGCCGAATTTGAAATTGTCGAGGTTCGATGTATAGAGGAACATGTGCATGTCCGGAACCAGCACCATGACATCGGAATCCTTGAGGATCGGCCCCCACTGCGCTGGGATCCGTGTCGGAACTCCGCCGTTAGAGATGATCTCTATCCGCGGATTTCCCTGGATAAAGCCATCCTCGATCGTCAGCCCAACGCTATAGGATTGACTACGTGACTCGAAGTCGATGCATGTTTGCATGGCAGTCTGCATCAGGCCCCCGATCCCCACAGTACCAACCGTCGACCCGTATGGCGGAATCGTTGTACTGCGCGGCTGAGCCGTGATGACTCCCGGTCCACGACGAATCGCATGGACGGCTGCACCGGAGAAATGCGCGTCATCTTACCAATGCGCATCCGGTTCCCTCGCCAGGTGACATGATTCGTGAAGAACGGTCTCCACCAGACGAACGCGATCAGAATATCTTTGAGCGGAAATAGCCAGAGCGATGAAAGCGAGACCGATCCTCCAACCACTCGAACGGCCACGATATCAAGCAGCACTTTGAGCGCCGTGAAAACAGCCGCCAAAAAAAACGTCATTACCGAAGGATCGACCGCACATGCAAGTAGTACCAGCACGATCGGGTTGCTCACGATTTCGCCAGTGTAGTGCACGATATTGAGATGTCTGCGCATCAGCCCCCAGCGGAAATGGCGGGCCATGAAGTCGCGGACGCTCCACGTGTCGTTGACATTATTGATGGCGTGCATGCAAGTCGCGGTCTCAAGCCCCATCTTGCGGATTTCGCGGCCGATCAATCCATCTTCGAGCAGGAAATCGGCGAACCGCTCAAACCCTCCCATCCGGGCAATCGTTTCGCGACGCATCAGCATCGACTTTCCGATTGAAACCGGAATATTGGACAGCTTGCTTACCGCCAACGTGCTTGACGCAATGAACGAATTCAAATGCAGGTTTTCCAATTTGGCTCCGAGACGCTTGCCGCCAACGCCCCGGATAAGAGAAGTGACCAGCCCGACAGATCGGCTACGCATCTCGCCGACCAATTCCTTCAGATAACTGGATTCGACTCTGACGTTGCTGTCGCTGATCACCCAGTAGTCATGCGATGCATAGGGAGCCATATTGCAGAGATTGTTGACTTTGGGATTGTAACCGGTCCGATGTGAATCGATCACCAGTCGAGCCGGAACTTGTGGATAGACGGAGATCAGATCTCGAACGATTTCAACCGCCGGATCATCGTCATCATTCACACCAAAGATCAATTCATATCGCGGATAGTCCTGCGTGAAAAAGCTCTCCAGATTGGAACGGAGGTTTTCATCGACCCCTTTGAGTGGCTTGAAGATCGTGACAGCGGGTGTGAACAATGTACCGGCGCTAGATCGCTTCCGGCGGACCGAGAATATCAGAATAGCCAGTGCCAGAGCTGTGTAGACCAGCCCGAGCGTCGCCCCGGAGACAAGAAGCAGAGACCAGATATTCATAACAGTATCCCGCCTTTCTCAGCCATTGTAACGGCGAGAAACGAGATTTTATGTTATGGTCTGGTTAGATGTCGGAGAGTTCTTGGTGAGTGTCGATATCAGCGTAACTACTTGAAGCTATATGGTTTGCAAAGTACTCACCGCTGGGCCGGAGAGTTCGTTCTAACCCATTCTCGTAATCGACCTGAAAGAGCCCGAATCGGGCCGATTTCCCGATCAACCACTCGTAGTTGTCCATCAGTGACCAATAGTAATACCCCCGAATGTCCATCCCCTCACCCCGGAGCCGTTCGAGGAAACTGAGATGGCGTTCCAGAAACCGGACACGCACGCTGTCATCATCGGTGGCAATCCCGTTTTCGGTGATGATCAGCGGCTTCTCAGTAAACCGGAGCCACCGGCAACACTTATATAGCCCTCGCGGATAGATCTCCCAGCCCAGATCGGACAAGCCATGTTTTGATCGCGGCACAAACAGCATATCGAATGGCCTGAACGGCCGAAGTCGGAATCGGACATGCATCCGGTAGTAGTAATTGACCCCCCAGAAATCGATTCGGTTATCCAGCGAGACTGGTTCGTCATAGTTCAGAATGAGCGGCAATGAGTAGTTGAGCCGATTCGTGACAAATGCCTTTGGGATCAGGAGATTGTAGAAACGGTGCAGCCGGCGCTTCATCTCGCTGTCAAACAGATTCCCTTTTCGCGCAGCGCGAAAAGCAATCATGTTGTGGGCGATCCCAACCTGGGTCGATGGATACCGTTCCTTGATCATGTCAAATACCTGGCGGTGCGCCAGCAACATGTTCCTGAGGCCGTGCATCAGCTTTCGGAGATCCCGCTCGCCCGGTGGGAACTTTGCATCGCCATACCCGGCCAGAAGCCAGACCAACGGTTCATTGAAGGTCACCACGTGCGAAACTCGATCAAGGAGCCTGGTGCAAACGCGTTCCGCAAATCGAACAAACGTATCCTGCGAAGTCACACTGTGCCAGGGAGAGTACTCATGAAACCAGGCCGGGTGGGTGAAATGATGCAATGTCAGCATCGGGCTTATGCCCAGTTCCAGCAGATGATCGATCATCCGGGAGTACTGATCAAAGGCGGCCTCGTTGAATCTCCCCGGCTCCGGCTCCAGACGCGCCCACTCGACTGAAAAGCGATAGCTATTTAATCCTAATGACTTAAGCAGCCCGAAATCATCCCGCCAGCGATTCCAGTGATCTACCGCAATCCCGACCCGCGGGTCAAGACTGGCTGTTCGAAAACGGCCCGCCTGCTCCCATGCGGTCATGTCGTTCTCGATCCCCCCTTCAATTTGAAATGCGGAGGATGCCGCCCCCCAAAGGAACGGCTGTTTGGATTCGATTGTCATGGGGGCGAAGATACACTTTGTAGGCGCTCTGTCAAACACCCCGAGTCAATGCCAAACCCTTCAAGAATGAATGCACTTGGCGGACAGTCATGCCGCTGTTTCCTTCGCCCAGTCATAGTGCGACAACTTGCCACTCCATCTCTTCACTACCGGTATAGAGAGTCGCTGACCAAAATCAATTGGCACACGTACGACAATTCGCACTGAGTTGAAATTGGCACTGTCCAGTTGGCATGTTCTTGCGTTTCATTCGACTGGCCAGCGGAACTTTATTGTTGGAGATGATGGACTCGTATAGTACATTCTCCGAGTATCCGTATCATACCAACTGACTTGCGGGATATCGAAAACGTGACAATTCCTGCCCACATCACGCAGCTTCTGTCGTCGATTCGACAGGGAAACCAAAGAGCCGTCGACTCCTTGCTCCCTCTTGTGTACGATCGACTTCGCTCGTTGGCCAGAGCTCAATTGGCGTCTGAGCGGGCCGGACATACCCTGAACGCTACCGCCTTGGTTCACGAATCATATCTCAACCTGATCGGTCAGACCAAAATGTCCTGGGAGAGCAGAGCGCACTTCTACGCGATCGCCGCACAGGCGATGCGCCGGATCCTGATCGACTACGCTCGTCGACGTATGGCCAAAAAACGTGGCGGCCAAAGTCCGTTTGTGACTTTCGACGATTCGCTTATCGGCGGTGATCAACGCGCGGAAGAGGTCGTGGCTCTTGACGCCGCGCTGGTCAAGTTACGCGAATTGAGCGAGCGACAAAGTCAGGTAGTCGAGTACCGCTTTTTCGGCGGGCTAACCCATGAAGAGATCGCCGAGGTGCTAAGTATTTCGGTCCCCACTGTCCGGCGTGACTGGCGGATCGCCAAAGCCTGGTTAGCCAATGAACTTCGGAACTGAGAATGAAATAGAGTGACCATGCTGCCTGACCGATGGAAACGCATCCAGGAGATATTTGAGCTTGCTCTCGATGCAGCCCCGGAGGATCGCGATGCGGTCGTTCGACGTGCCTGTCAGGATGACAACGCCATGTACGCCGAAGTAATGGCGCTGTTGGCGGCCGATGCCGAGGGGCACCCGATGCTCGACCGTGAAACTCCATTCAATCTGCCCCAGGAAGATCCGCAATTGATCGGGACGCAGATCGGTTCCTATCGACTGATCGCCGCGCTTGGCGAAGGGGGGATGGGAGCAGTCTATCTGGCTGATCGCGTCGATGGACAATTCGAGCAGCGTGTCGCCATCAAAGTCGTTCAACCCTCTCTGCGCACGAAAGTCATCCTGCGCCGATTCCAGCAGGAAAGACAGATCCTCGCTCACCTTAATCACCCCAACATTGCGAGACTTCTTGACGGTGGCTTGACGCCTGATGGCCGCCCGTATTTTGTGATGGAGTATGTTGATGGTGTGCCGATCGATCAGTATTGCCAAACTCGCGGACTTTCACTGGCAGAAAAGCTACGGCTGATCCTCCAGGCATGTGAAGCGGTTGAGTTTGCGCACAGCAACCTGGTAATTCACCGGGATCTGAAACCTGCGAACATTCTGGTCGACCAGGACGGTCGAGTTAAAGTGATCGACTTTGGCATCGCCAAAGTACTGGCGGAATCCGCGGATGTCGACATGAGTGTTGATTTGACGCAAACCGGATTCCGCGCGATGACCCCACGATATGCCTCACCCGAACAGGTACGAAATCAGCCCATCACTACCGCCAGTGATGTTTATTCGCTGGGGGTTGTGCTGTACGAACTACTGACTGGCCGATATCCATATAAAACCTCGATGGATTCCGGACCCGAATTGGAACAGGCGGTTGTGACTCAGGAGCCAGAACGGCCATCCAGTGTTGTCCTTCGCCCTGCGCGAAAGGAACTTTCCCCGATCGGAGACCAGATCTCAACCAAGAAACTCCAGCGTCAGCTTCGCGGTGACCTCGACACCATCTGCATGGCCGCGTTACGCAAAGATCTGACAAGGCGGTATCAGACCGCTCGCCAATTGACAGATGACATTCGCCGCTATTTGGATGGATGGCCGATCGAGGCCCGCATGGACTCCGTCCCGTATATGGTGGGCAAGTTTGTGCGCAGACATCGACCGATCGTCTTCGCCTCAATTCTGGCAATCGTAGCCATCGCGGTGACGATCGGCTTCTATACCAATCGACTTGCCAGCGAGCGCGACAAAGCTCGTCTTGAAGCACGGAAATCCCGGGAGATCGCCAAATTCCTCACCGGCATCTTTGAAGTATCCGACCCGAATGAATCGCGCGGTACCGATGTAACCGCCAGGGAACTGCTCGATACCGCCATCACTCGACTCCGCACCGAGTTGAAAAATCAGCCGGCCGTAAAGGCGATGCTGCTTCGGCTGGCTGCTGACATTCTGTATAACCTCGGCCACATCCCCCAGTCGCGTGAGTTGGCATTCGAATCGGCCGAATTAAATCGAATCACCTTCGGGGAACACAATCTTGAGTATGCCGACAATCTGCTGCAGTTGACGCTCATCCTTGATGACGCCGGCGAACGTGACTCCGCTTTGTCCGTTGCGCGAAAAGCGTTAAGTATTGTCAGAGACATTTATCCCGATCGAGACACCAACGTGGCCAACATGCAGGTCAGTCTGGGACACGTGTACCGACATCTTGGTAACTTTGATTCTGCTGAAGTTTACTATCGAGCAGGCCTGGAGACTCAGCGTGAACTCGAGGGAGATACCGCAACCGCCGTCGGAAACACACTCAATCATCTTGGAAGACTCTACTATCAGCGCGGAGAATATGCCAAAGCCGAACCAATCGTCCGCGAGGCAATTGCCACACTCATCAATGTCTTTGGACGTGAAGACCATTTTGAAGTGATCGCTTCCAGGGGAAATCTTGGAGCTATCCTCATGGCGCAGGAGCGCTATGCCGAAGCTGAATCCGTTTTTGTACGCAATCGCGCCCTGCTCGCCAGTATGGTTGGGACCGACCACACCTATTACGGCGGAATGACCACCCAGTTGGCCAGTGCAGTGTATATGCAAGGGCGTATCGAAGAGGCACATGCGCTCTATCTTGAGGCCCTGGATCTGGCGCGAAAGTACCTGCCGGAAGAACACCAGGGATATATCTCTGTGCTTCTTGGATTGGGACGGCTTCTCACCGAACACGGGGACTTCCGCGATGCCGAGCCTTTTCTTCGACAGGCGCTGTCGATTCGACTGCGCACACTCCCGGCTGGTCACTGGCACATCGCGGGAGCCCAATCCTCGTTGGCTGATTGCCTCCGCAAGGCGAAAAGATTCGAGGAAGGTGCACCATTGGCACTTGAAGCTTACACCACTCTGATGGCAAATTTCGGATCAGACGACCCTCGCACCACTGGTGTACGAAAGAAACTCGAGTTGCTCTACAGCGATTGGGGAAAACCTATTCCTGAACTGGATTCTGTTCCTGCTTCGTGAACATACGGGCGGGCCTCCCTGGTCCCGCCCGCTTGGTTCTTCGCATCCCTATAACGCGTATTTGGTCAAAAGCGACGAAACAATCACCTCTCGCTCATCCTGAGTGACTGCGTGCGCGTATGCCCGGATCTCCGCCATCAACAGCGGATTGCCGTTCTGCGAACCAAGTCGCGCTCCCAGATATGAGATCAATGCGCTGGTCTTGCTGCCGTCCGTTCCCGCCGGAGTTGGGTCGTTGTTTACCCAGATCGACATTCCCTCACTCTGACTGAACCGGATAGTCACCACATTCCACAGATCAAGTGAGGCCGGCGAGATGGCATCCATGGTATAGTTCTGGTGCGACATCGTAAATCGGATGTTATCCCGGAAGCCCGCGGAGAGACTGGTTAACTGGCTTGTTCCGGTCCCGAAAAGAAACATTTCAGGATAGCTGATTGCTAACGCAGGAAGTCGTACCACTGCAAAGACGGTATAGTCAGATCCGGAAAATTTCACACCGGGGAACTGGAATTTCCCATCTACGGTTGTCAATCCACCGCGGAATCGCATGGCTGGGAGTTGCCCTCCCTTCAGTTGTGCCGCAAGATATTCGGCACCGTAAGCTTTGCTGGGTGGCACGGCGTTGTGCGTGGTATCTCCGAACGCATTGAGGAGTTTGCTGATATACCCGCTGTTGGCCCCGGTCCCTCGAACAAAATAGCGAGAATCATCCAGCCTATACCAAAGGATCGGATTCGGAATTGTCTCACTGATCATCACGCACTGATTGACATCATACTCGGTGGCCAGCCCGATCTTGACAATTTGTGATGGGTTCGCCAGGCTGCGTACAACATACGAAAGCGGGACGCCGGTGTTGATCATCCCGCCCTGCGCCAGAAACTGCTTGAGTGTGTTGAAATCGGTCGTGATCGCCGAGATGGCGGCCGAAGACTCGCCCCCCATGGCAAATGCCTTCACCCGAACATTCTCCAGGTCTTTCAGGTACGTCGCGTTCGCGTCAAGCGAACCACCCACCGTCGCGGCATTGAAAGATGCATCAATGGAGGCTGACATTTTCGTCAGTGAAGAAGTTGACTCAATCAATAGATAGAATATTCGTCCGTAGGTGACTGAAGAGATGAATGCGGCCGGATTCCCTGAACTGATGTATGGAGCCAGATCGGCAGGCGTGACCGTCGGATCAAAGATCTCATCGACCGAGGTCGGCAACTGATAGGCCATGGTGAAATATGATTGGACAAGGCGAACTACGTAGCGATTGTATTCTCGGTCCTGGCTGAAAGAGAGCGAAGTTCCCAATTCGCCCGTCAAATTCTCCACCCGCACGTTTAGGGAGAGCGCCAGTTGCTCGCGGGAACTGACTGATTCGTAATTGAATGAGAAACGCGCGGGGATAGTGTTGGAAGCCCTGGCGATGATATCATTCTGAGCTTCGGTGACATTGGCCAGATCCACCACCGGGATTGTTTCACTGGCCGATGGTGAGCCATTGAGGATCGTCATGACGATCGTCCCTCCGGCCCGCTTCACCGGTATCGGCGCCGGAGTCGCGCTGGTCAGACTGTTCCCCTGAAGCAAATTCCCCGGCCAGACAACTTCGGACAATGGATCGAATGTAGGGAAGTTATCCGGCGCCTCAACCACAGAATAGCGAGTCGTGGTGCAGAAGTACTGCTCGTTGTTCATGGTCTCGATGACGGTATCAGAACTGACAATTTCGTTCTTTTCCTGAACCGGAGCAAACGTCCCCCCCGCATTTATCGCGTTCTGAAACTGGCTATTGGTAGTCGGCGATTTGGTGGGGCTGTCCTTAGAGCAGCCGCCTCCCAACATCACACTCAGCAGTATCACTGCGAGTAGTGAGAGTGATTTCTTAATCTGCATGTCTCTATTCCTTTCAAACCGGAGTCGTAGGTGAACGCAACAACTCCGGCATGTATTTATTGGTTTAGTCTATCTTCTTGAATTCAGCTCGATCACCGTTGGCGCCTTCTTTGCCGCGACCATCTCCGCGTGCGCCACCAATCCCGGCGACTCCGAGCGTGAAGAAGTTATTCGTGCGAGTGGAGCTGCTGGCAGCCTCGACAATTCCAACCACCGGACCACCGCCACCGCATCCGCCATCTCCCCCGTTACCCCCCTTACCGCCGTTTCCACCACGTCCCCCCGCGCCACCATTGGCGTTGCCGGTTCCACCATTGGCACCCGAACCACCATTTTGACCAACTCCCCCTTTTCCGGAGTAGCCGCCATTACCGCCGTTACCGGTGGTGATACTGTTATTGGTAATGGTCGCCTCCGATCCGCCGCTCAGGATGATTCCGATTGAACCACCACCACCAAAACCACGGGCTCCTCCGAAACCGTATAGACCGCCAGCGCCGCCACCGCCGCCACTGCCCGAGCATGCTGCCCCTGTGCCACCGCCACCACCACCACCGCCGCCCCAGCCGTAGCCTCCGTTGTCGCCATTCAGACCATGAGCCGCCAAGTATGCCCCATTTGAGATGGAGCCAAAGCTCGTTCCGGCATTGCCGCTGAGCCCAGAATCTCCCGGATTCCCCGGCGATCCCGGCGAACCATTTGCGGCAAAGCCGCCCTTTGAGCCGCCATTCCCCCCACCATTCTCTCCATCCCAACCATTTGACCCGCCGTTTGCTCCACCGGACCGACCGCCCAATCCGCCATCGCGACCATAGCTGACGTCTCCGCCGGCCCCCCCAACTGCTCCTGAACAGATGAGTGCGAAGTAAGCCGCGGCGCCGGAATTGCCGCCATCCGCATTTCCCGTCCGATCAGTGGCATCGGTGCCGTTGCTTCCGTTCGCACCATTGCCGATCTCAAGTGCGTTCTGGTTGATAACAATGCCAAGGCTGTTGTGCAGACTGATACCCACAGAGCTCCCCGCGTTTGATGCACTATTGGCACTGCGTATGGTAAATCCCTCTATTGTCAGCTGATTGACATTAGCTCCAGTAATGGCATATTGTCCTCCCTGAATAATGGTCTCTACGGCCGCCAGATCCCTCTCCCAGCTGTCGGCTGTGAATCCACCATACATACTGACACCGTCCGCCAGGACCACAGAACCACTGTACACGCCTGCGGCGACATAAAGATCGCTCTGCGTAGATTGAGCTGCAGTCATGGCTGCCTGGATAGTTGCCTTGGGTAGGTCAAGTGTCCCGGGGTTTGCATCATTGCCGTTCTGGGAGACGAAAATCGCCTTGGACCCTTCTTCTGCAATGACAATGACAATTCGATCCGGGTCGCTCGCAGTCACGCCGTTTGAGACGACTAGATCGAAAATGACGGTGGTTACTTCAGCGGGAGCCGCAAATGACGGCTGTACTCCAGTGAGATTTCCTACCGATGGTCCCGCTACCTGAGTCCAGGCATAGGTCAGGGTGCCACCATCCGGATCGTTGCTCCCCGAACCATTGAGCGTTACGGAAGCTCCCTGGGTGACAACCTGAGTAGCACCAGCGTCAGCCGTGGGAAGGCTCGCAACGCTGAACGAAAAGTCATAGTTACTCGCGAGTGATTTCCCCTGAGTATCCGCGATTTCAGTCGTCAACGTTACGGCATACTGCACCCCTTGATTGAAGGGAGTCGAGGGAGTGAACGTCACCACCGAACCATTCACCGTCCGGATTCCCGTTGCATTGGCGACAACGAACGATGTTGCCGTCACAGTGGAAGGATCAACTGCTCTATTGAAAGTAACGGCGATAGAGCTACTCGGCGCCACAGAAGCGCCTCCAGTTGGTGTACTCGAAACGACTTCAAGCGGTGGATCCGGGATTGGACCCGTGCCACTCGGTGAACTCTCTTTGCTGCAACCGCCCACAAAAGCGAGCATAATCGCCAAAGCGAGCAGGCAGATTCCGACCCGCACCGGAAGGCTTTCCCGAAAGAGCGTCTTCTGGGTTTGGGATGATTGACATTTGGCTAGCCGGGAAAACATGGCTACCTCCTTCTGATTACAGATTGACAGTGTTAATTCTCGCTGTCAGTAATCGCGTAAAAGGGGAGCCAAAGTGATAACCACTCTTTTCAGTTTTTCCAGATATTTTTCGTTTGCAAGGTGATACAGGAATGGGCGAATTCTCTGGTGGCGCGTAATCGTTTATTCAGCAAAACCTTACACA from bacterium encodes:
- a CDS encoding glycosyltransferase, which produces MNIWSLLLVSGATLGLVYTALALAILIFSVRRKRSSAGTLFTPAVTIFKPLKGVDENLRSNLESFFTQDYPRYELIFGVNDDDDPAVEIVRDLISVYPQVPARLVIDSHRTGYNPKVNNLCNMAPYASHDYWVISDSNVRVESSYLKELVGEMRSRSVGLVTSLIRGVGGKRLGAKLENLHLNSFIASSTLAVSKLSNIPVSIGKSMLMRRETIARMGGFERFADFLLEDGLIGREIRKMGLETATCMHAINNVNDTWSVRDFMARHFRWGLMRRHLNIVHYTGEIVSNPIVLVLLACAVDPSVMTFFLAAVFTALKVLLDIVAVRVVGGSVSLSSLWLFPLKDILIAFVWWRPFFTNHVTWRGNRMRIGKMTRISPVQPSMRFVVDRESSRLSRAVQRFRHTGRRLVLWGSGA
- a CDS encoding CHAD domain-containing protein, producing the protein MKKSSPSISTSKRSRKVTADKLLGYFDVRHSAFLAALTAARQHYAVEGVHQLRVEVKRLRAFYKLIERIAPSFAAKPNAGPLRELYRAAGTLRDIDIFQAITVARLDRLDLREYFNHLKSVELEKRQRFDIVAVNFSESVLTGSCTKLRAALAAPSDDKIRQRLNKRLRKLAAKLSKALERKRQEHYELHTVRKLSKTLRYTLDVWILCHGKTPSSGTTAAKLKQTYTALGEWHDHVVALESLKLFLKSRSNRKLTSPNAYSTFSTALLKEIEKQLTSYERGKQPLIRSLAGLARSLERTAAIQSNKTKQH
- a CDS encoding sigma-70 family RNA polymerase sigma factor, with translation MENVTIPAHITQLLSSIRQGNQRAVDSLLPLVYDRLRSLARAQLASERAGHTLNATALVHESYLNLIGQTKMSWESRAHFYAIAAQAMRRILIDYARRRMAKKRGGQSPFVTFDDSLIGGDQRAEEVVALDAALVKLRELSERQSQVVEYRFFGGLTHEEIAEVLSISVPTVRRDWRIAKAWLANELRN
- a CDS encoding exopolyphosphatase produces the protein MIKLAAIDIGSNAVRLMLSRVYENEGETVYIKESLIRVPIRLGEDVFAHQKITPQKAQQLSTVLQAFKLIVEAYRAEDCIACATSAMREARNGADVAKAIKKQTGMQIEIIEGKREAAIIYSSHISRAFRSDAPLLYIDVGGGSTEVTLMSRSRIIESGSFKIGTVRILQKGRSKRELDRIKAWLKAQVAPHHPIAAVGTGGSINNIFRLSRKKEGKPLSVKLITEIRDYLESFTVEERIKVLGLRPDRADVIVEAADIYLNVMKWSGVKKMHVPILGLSDGLIHVLYEKVKSKHIDL
- a CDS encoding glycoside hydrolase family 1 protein, which gives rise to MTIESKQPFLWGAASSAFQIEGGIENDMTAWEQAGRFRTASLDPRVGIAVDHWNRWRDDFGLLKSLGLNSYRFSVEWARLEPEPGRFNEAAFDQYSRMIDHLLELGISPMLTLHHFTHPAWFHEYSPWHSVTSQDTFVRFAERVCTRLLDRVSHVVTFNEPLVWLLAGYGDAKFPPGERDLRKLMHGLRNMLLAHRQVFDMIKERYPSTQVGIAHNMIAFRAARKGNLFDSEMKRRLHRFYNLLIPKAFVTNRLNYSLPLILNYDEPVSLDNRIDFWGVNYYYRMHVRFRLRPFRPFDMLFVPRSKHGLSDLGWEIYPRGLYKCCRWLRFTEKPLIITENGIATDDDSVRVRFLERHLSFLERLRGEGMDIRGYYYWSLMDNYEWLIGKSARFGLFQVDYENGLERTLRPSGEYFANHIASSSYADIDTHQELSDI